Proteins encoded within one genomic window of Lynx canadensis isolate LIC74 chromosome B4, mLynCan4.pri.v2, whole genome shotgun sequence:
- the SLC6A15 gene encoding sodium-dependent neutral amino acid transporter B(0)AT2, whose protein sequence is MPKNSKVVKRELDDEVIESVKDLLSNEDSADDAFKKSELIVDVQEEKDIDVEEESEVEDERPAWNSKLQYILAQVGFSVGLGNVWRFPYLCQKNGGGAYLLPYLILLLVIGIPLFFLELSVGQRIRRGSIGVWNYISPKLGGIGFASCVVCFFVALYYNVIIGWSLFYFSQSFQQPLPWDQCPLVKNASHTFVEPECEKSSATTYYWYREALNISSSISESGGLNWKMTVCLLAAWVVVCLAMIKGIQSSGKIMYFSSLFPYVVLICFLIRALLLNGSIDGIRHMFTPKLEMMLEPKVWREAATQVFFALGLGFGGVIAFSSYNKRDNNCHFDAVLVSFINFFTSVLATLVVFAVLGFKANVINEKCIAENSKMIVKFLRMGNISQDIIPHHINLSAVTAEDYHLVYDIIQKVKEEEFPALHLNSCQIEDELNKAVQGTGLAFIAFTEAMTHFPASPFWSVMFFLMLVNLGLGSMFGTIEGIITPVVDTFKVRKEILTVICCLLAFCIGLIFVQRSGNYFVTMFDDYSATLPLLIVVILENIAVSFVYGIDKFMEDLKDMLGFAPNRYYYYMWKYISPLMLLSLLIASVVNMGLSPPGYNAWIEDKASEEFLSYPTWGMVVCILLMVLAILPVPAVFVIRRCNLIDNSSGNLASVTYKRGRVLKEPVNLEGDDASLIHGKIPSEMSSPNFGKNIYRKQSGSPTLDTAPNGRYGIGYLMADMPDMPESDL, encoded by the exons ATGCCGAAGAATAGCAAGGTGGTAAAAAGAGAATTAGATGATGAAGTTATTGAGTCTGTCAAAGACCTTCTTTCCAATGAAGACTCAGCTGATGATGCTTTTAAGAAGAGTGAACTAATTGTTGATGTTCAGGAGGAAAAAGATATAGATGTTGAAGAGGAATCAGAAGTTGAAGATGAAAGACCAGCTTGGAACAGTAAACTACAATACATCCTGGCCCAAGTTGGATTTTCTGTGGGTTTAGGAAATGTGTGGCGATTCCCATACCTATGTCAGAAGAATGGAGGTG GTGCATATCTTTTGCCGTATTTAATACTGCTTCTGGTAATAGGTATTCCCCTTTTTTTCCTGGAACTTTCTGTGGGTCAGAGAATTCGGCGAGGAAGCATTGGTGTATGGAATTACATAAGCCCTAAACTGGGTGGCATTGGATTTGCAAGTTGTGTA gTGTGCTTTTTTGTGGCTCTCTACTACAATGTCATCATTGGCtggagtttgttttatttttctcagtcttttcaGCAACCTCTACCTTGGGATCAATGTCCTTTGGTGAAAAATGCTTCACACACTT TCGTGGAGCCGGAATGTGAAAAAAGTTCTGCCACCACCTATTACTGGTATAGAGAAGCCCTGAATATTTCCAGTTCCATTTCTGAAAGTGGGGGCTTAAACTGGAAGATGACCGTCTGCTTGCTGGCCGCCTGGGTTGTAGTTTGCTTGGCTATGATCAAAGGCATTCAATCTTCTGGAAAA atcATGTATTTTAGTTCTCTTTTCCCATATGTGGTACTTATATGCTTCCTAATCAGAGCACTCCTTTTAAATGGTTCAATTGATGGCATCCGCCACATGTTTACCCCTAAG CTTGAAATGATGCTGGAGCCCAAGGTCTGGAGAGAAGCTGCCACCCAGGTGTTCTTTGCCTTAGGGCTGGGGTTTGGTGGCGTCATCGCCTTTTCAAGCTACAACAAAAGAGACAACAATTGCCACTTCGATGCTGTCCTGGTgtccttcattaatttttttacatcTGTCCTGGCAACATTGGTGGTGTTTGCAGTTCTGGGCTTCAAAGCAAATGTCATAAATGAGAAATGCATCGCAGA aaattCGAAAATGATCGTAAAATTTTTGAGAATGGGCAACATTAGTCAGGATATTATTCCTCATCATATCAACCTGTCAGCTGTTACTGCAGAAGATTATCATTTAGTTTATGACATCAttcaaaaagtgaaagaagaagaGTTTCCTGCTCTTCATCTCAATTCCTGTCAAATTGAGGATGAGCTAAATAAA gcTGTTCAGGGGACTGGTTTAGCTTTTATTGCCTTTACGGAAGCAATGACACATTTCCCTGCATCTCCCTTCTGGTCAGTGATGTTCTTCCTCATGCTCGTCAATCTAGGGCTTGGCAGCATGTTTGGAACCATTGAAGGGATCATCACACCTGTTGTGGACACTTTCAAAGTGAGGAAAGAAATTCTTACTG TTATCTGTTGTCTTCTGGCATTTTGTATTGGCCTGATATTTGTGCAACGTTCTGGAAATTACTTCGTTACAATGTTTGATGATTATTCTGCTACACTGCCTCTGCTAATTGTAGTCATTTTGGAGAATATTGCTGTATCCTTTGTTTATGGCATAGATAA gtttATGGAAGACCTGAAAGATATGCTGGGCTTTGCTCCCAACAGATATTACTACTATATGTGGAAATATATTTCTCCTCTAATGCTATTATCACTGCTAATAGCTAGTGTTGTGAATATGGGATTAAGTCCTCCTGGCTATAATGCATGGATTGAAGATaag GCATCTGAAGAATTTCTGAGCTATCCAACCTGGGGAATGGTTGTCTGTATCTTGCTGATGGTCCTGGCAATACTCCCTGTCCCAGCTGTCTTCGTCATTCGTCGCTGCAACCTGATAGACAATAGCTCTGGCAATTTAGCATCTGTGACCTATAAGAGAGGAAGGGTCCTGAAAGAGCCTGTAAACTTAGAGGGAGATGATGCAAGCCTCATTCATGGAAAGATACCCAGCGAGATGTCATCTCCaaattttggtaaaaatatttaTCGAAAACAGAGTGGATCACCAACTCTGGATACTGCTCCCAATGGACGATATGGAATAGGGTACTTAATGGCAGATATGCCGGATATGCCAGAATCCGATTTGTAG